The Verrucomicrobiia bacterium sequence ACTGCTTCACGAACCCGCCGATAGAGGCGACTTCCGACACCCCTTCGACCGAGGCCAACTGATAACGCAGGTACCAATCCTGCATGGAGCGCAGTTGGGCCAAGTCGCGGTTGGTCGAATTGATGGAATACATGAAGGCCCAACCGACGCCCGTGGCATCCGGCCCCAGTGCGGGCGACACACCCTTGGGCAGGCGGTCGCTCAAGCCGCTGAGGTATTCCAACACGCGACTGCGCGCCCAATAGGGGTCGGTGCCGTCCTGAAAAATCACATAGACGAACGAAAAGCCGTAGAACGAATAGCCGCGCACGACGGTCGCCTTGGGCACCGAGAGCATCTTGGTGGTAATTGGGTAGGTAACCTGGTCCTGGACGATCTGCGGTGCCTGGCCGGGCCATTGCGTGTAAATGATGACCTGCACATCCGAGAGATCGGGGATGGCGTCGAGCGGGATGTTTTTGAGCGCATAGACGCCGCCCAGGACGAGGGCGATCGTTCCCAGCAGGACGATGAACTTGTTGTTCAGCGAGAAATCGATGATGCGTTTGAGCATAAACTCCTTGCCGCTCAGTGCTGATTTTCGGGCATGACCATCCCTTTGGGCATGGCTTCGCTGCCGGACGGGACGGATTTGGGCAGTGACGGGGCCTCCATCACTGGGATGAGCGTCATACCGCACTTGGGGCACTTGCCCGGTTTGCTTTCGTGAACGTCGCTGTGCTCGGGCATGGGACACGTATAATAGAGCAGCTTGCCGCCGGGCTGAAGCTTTTGCAGGGTGGCAGCCGTGACGGGCACGAGGGTCATGCCGCAGATGGGGCACTTGCCCGGATGATCATATTCAATCGAGACGTGTTCCGGCATCGGGCAGATGTATTTGACCACGGGCGGTTGCGCCGGCGGCTTGGTGGGGGGCTTTGCCTCTCCCGGGACGACGTTGGTGGCTTCGGCTGAGCCGGGCATGATTTCGGCCGGCTTGCCCGGCTCGCGCATCTTCAGGATGGCTTCGCGGAGTTGGCTTTCGGAGTCGAGCAGGAACTGGCCGGAAATCACGATGCGCTCGCCGGCTTTCACTCCACTGATGACCTGGTAGGTGTCGTTCTCTGCTTGTGGCCCCAGGGTGACAGTCCGTGGGTCAAACTTCCCGCCTTCCAGCGCCACAAAGACGGTATTCTTCTCGCCGCTGCGCAGGATGGCCATGTCGGGAACCAGCACCGCGGAAGGCTCCAACTCAGATATAACCTGAACGGTGGCGAACATGCCCGGCTTAAGGAAGTAGCCCGGGTTGTGAAACTCCATGCGCACCTGAGCCGTGCGGGTTTTCTCATCCACGTTCGGATAAACATAGGTCACTCGCCCGCGAAATTCGCGGTCCGGCAGGTAGTCCAGCGTCACGGTCGCCTCCTGGCCCAGCTTGATATACACCAGGTCGTTCTCGTAAATCTGCGCCTGCACCCAGACCAGGCCCAGGTCGGCCAGCCGGTAGATTTTCATGCCCGGCTCTACCATTTGGCCTTCCACAACGTCTTTCTCGATCACGAACCCATCCTGGGGCGCGAGGATGCGCAGCGTCTTGCTCGGTTGGCGGCTGCGCTCCAATTCCGAAATCTGTTGGTCGGAAATATCGAAGAATTTCAGTTTGGTCAGGGCGCTGGTTCGGAGCGCGGCAGCTCCGGGCGCGTTGGTGCTTTGTTCGAGGGCCAAGAGGTACTCCCGCTGGGCGCTGTAAAGTTCAGGTGAATAAATCTCAAACAGCGGCTCACCGCGCATTACCAATTGGCCCGTGGCGCTTACAAAGAGTTTCTCGATCCAGCCTTTGAACTTGGTGGTCACGTCCGCCAAAGTAGTCTCGTTGTAATTGATGATGCCCACGGTGCGGATGGTTCGGCGCAGCGGCCCTTGGGTCACCGGCGCGGTGCGCAAGTCCATGTCCTGCATTGTGACCGGGTCAATCGAGATCAAGCCCGATTCCTCAGAACCTGCCGCCGCGCTCTCATAAACGGGAACCATGTCCATCCCCATGCTGTCTTTGGCGGCGACCGGGCTGGTTTCCCCCGGCATCATGGTGGATTTGTAGTAAACTATCTTGCGCGGGCCGGTCGGAGCGTTGGTCGATGCGGGGTGGGGCGAGGCTAGCTGCTTGCGGACGGGAGTGAGCCTCATGCCACAGATGGGGCAATTGCCGGGATGGTCCTGCACGACCTGCGGGTGCATGCCGCAGGTGTAAAGGGTTTTGGCCGCCTCGGCGGCATGCATGTGGGCGGCGCCAGTGAACAAAGCGGTGGTCCCACCCAACAGCGCCACAGCTAAAGCGAGGAGAATCGAGGACTTTGTGCGTTTATTTCCAACTTTCATATTTGAATTTGTTCGGATTTCGAAATTCGAAATTCGGAATTTAGTGGCCGTCCGCCAAGACTTTGGGTTTCTTTTACATGCCACCGCTGGTTTTTCTTGGTGCCGAGGAGTTGCCCCGGCTCATGC is a genomic window containing:
- a CDS encoding efflux RND transporter periplasmic adaptor subunit translates to MKVGNKRTKSSILLALAVALLGGTTALFTGAAHMHAAEAAKTLYTCGMHPQVVQDHPGNCPICGMRLTPVRKQLASPHPASTNAPTGPRKIVYYKSTMMPGETSPVAAKDSMGMDMVPVYESAAAGSEESGLISIDPVTMQDMDLRTAPVTQGPLRRTIRTVGIINYNETTLADVTTKFKGWIEKLFVSATGQLVMRGEPLFEIYSPELYSAQREYLLALEQSTNAPGAAALRTSALTKLKFFDISDQQISELERSRQPSKTLRILAPQDGFVIEKDVVEGQMVEPGMKIYRLADLGLVWVQAQIYENDLVYIKLGQEATVTLDYLPDREFRGRVTYVYPNVDEKTRTAQVRMEFHNPGYFLKPGMFATVQVISELEPSAVLVPDMAILRSGEKNTVFVALEGGKFDPRTVTLGPQAENDTYQVISGVKAGERIVISGQFLLDSESQLREAILKMREPGKPAEIMPGSAEATNVVPGEAKPPTKPPAQPPVVKYICPMPEHVSIEYDHPGKCPICGMTLVPVTAATLQKLQPGGKLLYYTCPMPEHSDVHESKPGKCPKCGMTLIPVMEAPSLPKSVPSGSEAMPKGMVMPENQH